A genomic stretch from Malus domestica chromosome 15, GDT2T_hap1 includes:
- the LOC103429472 gene encoding serine/threonine-protein kinase SAPK2-like — protein MERYEIVKDIGSGNFGVAKLVKDKWSGELFAIKFIERGQKIDEHVQREIMNHRSLKHPNIIRFKEVLLTPNDLAIVMEYAAGGELFEKICNAGRFSEDEARYFFQQLISGVSYCHSMQICHRDLKLENTLLDGSSAPRLKICDFGYSKSSVLHSQPKSTVGTPAYIAPEVLSRKEYDGKIADVWSCGVTLYVMLVGAYPFEDPEDPRNFRKTLQRILSVHYSIPGYVRVSMECRHLLSRIFTANPEKRITIPEIKQHPWFLKNIPVEFMEENGLPNNDQNYESSSQSNEEILAIIQEGRKAAANGAKYGGRLLGSMDLDELDDADIDDIETSGDFVCAL, from the exons GATAGTGAAGGATATTGGGTCTGGGAATTTTGGGGTTGCAAAGCTGGTGAAGGACAAATGGAGTGGCGAGCTCTTTGCTATCAAGTTCATTGAGAGAGGCCAGAag attgatgagcatgtACAGAGGGAGATTATGAACCACAGGTCCTTGAAGCATCCAAATATAATAAGATTTAAAGAG GTGCTGTTAACACCAAACGATTTAGCAATTGTGATGGAATATGCTGCTGGGGGAGAACTTTTTGAAAAAATATGCAATGCTGGTCGATTCAGCGAGGACGAG GCAAGATATTTTTTTCAGCAGCTGATATCAGGAGTCAGTTATTGTCATTCAATG CAAATTTGCCACAGAGATCTTAAATTGGAGAACACTCTTCTGGATGGAAGCTCGGCGCCGCGTCTCAAAATTTGCGATTTTGGTTATTCCAAG TCATCTGTGTTGCATTCCCAACCGAAATCAACTGTTGGAACACCGGCATACATTGCACCGGAAGTCCTGTCAAGAAAAGAGTATGATGGGAAG ATTGCGGATGTTTGGTCCTGTGGGGTTACCTTATATGTCATGCTTGTTGGTGCTTATCCCTTTGAAGATCCAGAAGATCCAAGAAATTTCAGAAAAACACTTCAG AGGATTCTTAGTGTCCACTATTCAATTCCGGGCTATGTACGTGTTTCCATGGAATGCAGACATCTCCTTTCCCGAATCTTCACTGCTAACCCTGAAAAG AGAATAACCATCCCTGAAATAAAGCAGCATCCATGGTTTCTAAAAAACATCCCAGTAGAATTCATGGAGGAAAATGGCCTCCCAAACAATGACCAAAATTATGAATCATCATCCCAAAGCAATGAAGAAATATTGGCAATAATTCAAGAAGGTAGAAAAGCTGCTGCGAACGGCGCCAAATATGGCGGACGTTTACTTGGGAGCATGGATCTTGATGAGTTAGACGATGCTGACATAGATGATATAGAGACAAGTGGTGATTTTGTTTGTGCGTTATGA